CGTGCAAAGTTGCGAGGAAACCCTGGAAAAAAAGCTGGGTTCCTGTCGAGATTCCGGTTGGTTATTGGTGCAGGTATTGCGGCACATGGGTTTGGCAGCGCGCTTTGTATCGGGATATTTGGTGCAGTTGGTGGCGGATGTGAAATCGCTGGACGGGCCGTCGGGTACCGATCACGATTTCACCGATCTGCACGCCTGGGCCGAGGTATATATTCCCGGCGCTGGCTGGATAGGTATGGATCCGACGTCCGGACTGTTTGCCGGAGAAGGCCATATTCCCTTAGCCTGTACCGCAGATTATGTCAGTGCGGCGCCGGTCAGCGGCGGCTTTATCGGCAAGGCCGAGACTACCTTCGATTTTTCCAATCGTGTCAGTCGCATCCATGAAGATCCCAGGGTTACCAAACCTTATACCGATAGGCAATGGGCAGACATTGAGCGTCTGGGCGAAAAGGTCGATGCCGAGCTGAAAGCGGGTGATGTGCGTTTAACCATGGGCGGCGAGCCGACTTTTGTGTCCATCGATAACATGGATGCGCCGGAATGGAATACCGATGCTGACGGCGAGGAAAAGCGCAAGTTGGCCGGAAAATTGGTCAGACGTTTGCGCGACAGCTTTGCGCCGGGCGGCTTATTGTATTTCGGCCAAGGCAAATGGTATCCGGGCGAGCCGTTGCCACGCTGGCAGTTGGCGTGTTTTTGGCGCAAGGATGGCAAACCGATTTGGAAAAATCCGGCCTTATTGGCGGATGAGACCCGTGATTATGGATTCGATCTCAAGCATGCGGATGCATTTATCCGTGATTTGGTGAAACGGCTGGGCGTGGCCGGCGAGTTCATTCTGCCGGGTTTCGAAGATCCTCTTTACTACCTGTTACAGGAAGGATTGGTACCGAAAAACCTGGATCCTTTGCGAGTCGATTTGAAAGACGACTTAGAGCGTCAGCGCTTGGCCAAATTGCTCAGCGCGGATCTCGGCGCGCCGGTCGGCTATGTGTTGCCGCTGCATTGGAGCTATCAGGCCGGCTCTTGGAACAGCAGTGCTTGGGAATTTCGGCGTGGGGCTATGTTCCTGGTGCCGGGCGATTCGGCGATGGGTTTGCGTTTACCTCTGAACAGTTTGCCTTGGGTGCCATTTGAAAAGCGCGATCACCCCCATGAACGTAGCCTGTACGAACCGGTGGAGCCTCTGGGCGATATTGATTCGGAAGTTAGCCGTCGTTACAGTCAAATGGCCAAGCAGGGACTACATCCGACCGAAATGGACGCAGCCGATGATGAGAGGCCGCACGATCCGGAATGGGTGCCGCATACCGCTTTGTCGGTTCAGGCCCGTGAAGGTCGTTTATTTGTATTTGTGCCGCCCACGACCGAGTTGGAACACTACCTGGACATTATCGCGTCGGTGGAAGCTACGGCAGCGGCTTTGAAAATGCCGGTGGTAATAGAGGGGTATCAGCCGCCGCACGATTTGCGTCTGACCCGTTTGCCGGTGACGCCCGATCCTGGCGTGATAGAGGTGAATATTCATCCTGCCGCCAGTTGGAAAGAGCTGGTGAACAACACCACTACTTTGTACGAGTTGGCCCGGTTGACCCGGCTCGGCACCGAGAAATTCATGCTGGATGGCCGGCATACCGGGACCGGTGGCGGTAATCATGTGACCTTGGGCGGCATTACACCCGCCGATAGTCCGATTTTGCGGCGACCGGATTTGTTGCGCAGCTTGGTTACGTATTGGCAGCATCACCCAGCCTTGTCCTATTTGTTTTCCGGCTTGTTTATTGGTCCAACCAGCCAGGCGCCGCGCGTCGACGAAGCGCGCAATGACAGCCTGTACGAGCTGGAAATTGCCTTTCAACAGATGCCGGAGGGCGAAGTGGCCGCGCCGTGGCTGGTCGATAGGCTGTTCCGCAATTTGTTGGTGGATATGACCGGCAATACGCATCGTAGCGAGTTTTGTATCGACAAACTGTATGCGCCGGGTACCGATGCCGGACGGCTTGGGCTCCTGGAGTTGCGTGCGTTCGAAATGCCGCCGCACGCACGAATGAGTTTGATGCAAATGCTGTTGCTGCGAACCCTGGTAGCTTGGTTTTGGCGCGAGCCCTACAAGAAGCCTTTGGTGCGCTGGGGGACGCAATTGCATGACCGATTTATGTTGCCGCATTTCATTGCCAGCGATATTTACGATGTGGCGCGCGATCTGCAAGCTGCGGGTTATGAATTCAAGACGGAATGGTTCGCGCCGTTTTTGGAATTCCGGTTTCCTAGAATCGGTAGTCTGCGGGTTAACGATCTGCAATTGGATCTGTATCAGGCTATTGAGCCGTGGCACGTGTTAGGCGAAGAAATCACCAGCAGCGGCACCGCCCGTTATGTCGACTCCTCGGTGGAACGCTTGCAGGTGTCTCTGAGTGGGGCGATGGGTGAACGCTATGCCTTAACCTGTAATGGTCGCAGGGTACCGTTAAAGGCCACCGGCAAGCAAGGCGAGCTGGTGGCGGGCATCCGGTATCGGGCTTGGAACCCGCCCTCGGCTTTGCATCCCTCTATCGGTGTGCAGGCGCCGCTGGTATTTGATTTGGTTGATACCTGGAACGGTCGGTCTATCGGCGGTTGTACGTATCATGTTTCTCACCCCGGCGGCCGCAACTACGACACGCTGCCAGTTAATGCTTACGAGGCTGAAGGACGCAGGGTTAGTCGTTTTTGGCAGCACGGGCATACGCCAACCGAAACCGTGTTGGAATTACCGAGTGAGGAGTTCAATAAAGATTATCCGTTTACGCTGGATTTACGTTGGAATGCGAGCTAGATAGAACGAGGAAATTAAAAAACCTAATCAGCGAGTGTCGGTTTTTTTTACAATTTAGCTTGAAATTGACTCGATTTGCTATACCATCCTTACCTGCGGAACGAGACAAAGTGGCTATAGCTATTTGAACTTGTTATGAATATTTGTTTATAGGGTGGGGTGTATCTTGAATCGACAGAAGCAGTCTTTCGATCATTGTTTCGAGGTATTTTTAGCTGATACGCCGGAAAGTAAAAAAATTCATTATCAACTCAGATACCGGATTTATTGCGATGAAATGGGCTTCGACGATACGGAGCGGTTTCCGGCGCAGCAAGAAATCGACGAATGGGATAAAAGCGCAGTTCATTTTTTAGTCAGGCATAAATATACGCAACAATGGCTGGGCGGGTTGAGGATGGTCAGGCCCAAAGGTCACGTTTTTCCGTTTCAGGAAAGCAGTAGTTCGCATCAACGGCTACCAAGCGGCAGATACAAAAATTCAGTTGAAATTTCCAGGTTATGCGTTACTAAGGAAGCAAGGCGCTTTGTCTTCAGAAACCCGGCTATAGAGGTAGCTGAAGAAAATCGCAAAATTAGTTTTCTGCACGATTACCGCAATATCAATAGAGACATAATGTGGGGGCTGTATCGAGCTGCGGCGGTTTATTCCGTCCAGCAGGGCATTAAACATTGGTATATGTTAGCCAATCCGGCGCTGGCGTACAGTATTAAGAAACAAGGCTTAGATATACAGCAACTGGGCGATGCTAGTCGTCAAAGTGCACGTCTGCTGTATTATTTGAATACAAAGCAAGTGCTGGAAAACTCTTTATGGTTTGAGGGTTACCGACACGATTTTCGCTTATATTCGGATATTGCAACTGACGTTCCTGTCGATATGAGGGGGCGCCAGGTAAAGCAAATCGGCGTTATTTCTTATGTGTCGAGAATCTGATTTATCCGTTTAAATCCGCCGCGTAAAACCCTAGCCTGCAATTATAAACCGTTCTCGCTGGTAGGCCTTCTATGTCAATCCTGGTGTTCATCAGTATGATTACGCAGCAAAGCTTGCAGTCCGTATTTTTCAAATAAACCGTACAAGGTTGGCCTGGTAACACCCAATAATTTAGCTGCTTCGGATATGTTATTGTCTGCGTAGGTCAGTGCGCGTTTGATGGCGATCGTTTCTGCCGCTTCTCGTACCGATTTGAGATTCAGCGGCATAGACTTGTCGCTATCGGTACCAATTTCCAGCTCTTCGGCGGTGACGAAATTGTTGTCGGATAAAATGACCGCACGTTTGATTTTGTTCTCCATCTCCCGAATGTTGCCAGGCCAGTTATAAGCTTCAAGAGCACGAGCGGCGTCGTGGGAAAAATGTTTTTCTTTGGAGTTGTTTTCGCGGCAATAGCGCTGTAGCAAAGCATTAGCTATCGTAATAATGTCGCCTTCGCGTTCGCGTAGTGGGGGAATGTCAACGACGATCTCACTGAGCCTGTAATATAAGTCGCCCCGGAAATTACCTTGCGCAATGAGGTCGGGTAAATGGCGATGTGTTGCACATATAATGCGCACATCCACGGCAATTTCCTTTCTACCCCCTAACCGTTCTATGACCCGTTCCTGGATAAATCGCAGCAATTTTGCTTGCAAGGCAAAAGGGAGGTCGCCGATTTCGTCTAAAAAGAATGTGCCGCCCTGCGCATATTCGATTTTGCCTTTGGTTTGCGCGACTGCGCCGGTGAATGCACCTTTCTCGTAGCCAAATAATTCACTCTCTAACAATGTTTCTGGTATGGCCGCGCAGTTTACCGCTACAAACGGTTGTGAGGCGCGTGTGCTCAGGCGATGTAAGGCTTTTGCCAATAGCTCTTTACCGGTGCCGCTTTCGCCGATTAGTAAAACGGTTGCTTGAGTCGGTGCAATTTTTTCAATCATCCGCATGACTGCCTGCATTTGCGGACTGGTGGCGATCACGCCGGTTAGGGGCTTTTGTTGCTGCAATATTTGGTAGTCGCGCTCCAATGCGTCGAGTTGAAACGCTCTTTCTATAATCAGGCCCAAGACGTCCGGGTCTACCGGCTTTTGATAAAAGTCATAAGCACCTAAGGCTACTGCATGAATCGCATTTGCGCGATCATCATTGCCGGTTACCACGATTATCTTGGTGGCCGGTGCTAATGCGAGAATTTCCTTGAGAGTGGCGAGTCCTTCAGTGGCGTTGGTGGGGTCGGGCGGTAAACCAAGATCCAAGGTAACGACGCTTGGCGTATATCGTCTAAGTGCAGCTATTGCTTCGTCTCTATTACTTGCTATTACTACTTCGTATTGCTCGAAGGCCCATTTCAGTTGTTTTTGTAAGCCTAGGTCGTCCTCGATAACTAACAGTACTTTAGAAGTGATCATTATTTCCTTGATTTGCGGAAACTCGCTGAGCTAATGGTAATTGGATGGTGAAAGCAGTGCCGCGGCCTGGATTGCTATCGACCCGGATATTTCCGGACTGCTTTAGAATGTAATCTCGGGCTTCGTAGGCGCCGATGCCCATTCCGGCGTTGCCTTTTGTCGTATCGAACGGCTTGAATAGGCGTTCTGCAATGAACTGTTGGTCCATACCTATGCCGTTATCGATAATTTTGATGACAGCATAGTCTTGGTTTTTTGTTAATTCAAGCTTAACCCATCCATCGCTTGTCGCTATGGCGTCTTGGGCGTTTTGCACTAAATTAGTCAAAATATTGGTAAGTTTGATTTTGTCGGCCGTCACGAAGCACTCGCTGAGTGTTGTGTCCATCTGCAACGGCGGAGTGCCGAGATGTTGTTGCGCGATGTATTTAACCAATTCCACCAAATTGATGAAGGTATTGGCTGTGGTTGTGTTGGTCTCGCCTTGTTTTAACTGTTCGACAATATGGTGCATTTTTTTGACCACATTATTTAGTGTGTCTATGGTATCGTCGAAGAAGTCCGGGTTATGTTTATGCTTTTCCGCGTTTTTTACGATCAGGGAGATCTGGGCCACCAGATTTTTGAGGTCATGTACCAAATATGCTGAAAGGCGGTGATAAGTTTCAAATTGACGATTATTGGCGAGTTCTTCACTTGTCCGGTTGAGAGCGAGGGCGTTGGCAAGTTGCATTCCCACAGTTTTTAAAAGATCGTGGTCTTCCCAGTCAAGCTTTCGTGGCGCGCGCGCCTGCGTTAACACGACAAAAGCTTCAAGTTTGTTTAGGTGAAATAGCGGCACTATCAGCCACACTTGGCTATCTTCGTAGCACCACGGAGATAGATCTATGTCGTCGTATACTTCCGGAGCATGAGCCAGTTCGAAAAAATCGATGACCCATTGCTTGTTCGCTAAATATTGAGGCAGGTCGCCGATGTTGTGGAGATATTCAATTTCTTGCGGAGTGAGTTTGAGGTTTTGTTCTGCAGCTAGAAAAAAATGGCCTTGATCGTTTTTTAACCACAAACCGCCTCCTGCGCTTTCTACTAGGTCCGTTAAAGTAGTTATGATGAATCCTTTTAGTTCCTCAAGCGACTCAAGTTTTGCCAATGATTTGCTGATCTTGAGCCACTCTTCACGGTAATCGTAGCTGTAGTGGAAAAAGTGCTTACTAAAATACACCTTGGAGATCGCTCGTATTTTTCCAGATGTAAACGGGATAATCAGCAGGAGAATGGCGAGAAAAATAAACAGAGTTTGTGCAGCCTCACCCCATTCGGTATTTGCGCGTTTGATATAAAAACCGGCAAACGACATAAGGATTAAATAGATGCCGCAACCGAGGAGAATCGTTGAGTAAAAAATAGTTTTGCGAGGTGTTGTCAGTTCCGTACTTTGGCTGTTAAGCTTTAGTCGGGTCAATGTGACTGCTAAAAGTGGTGTCATGAGTGCGTTAATTACACCTCGTGACTGCCAGAGCTCGAAGTCCAGGCTGCTGAATAGCAGTGATTTGCTGTAAACGAGCAAATCGAATGCGAATAGCGAGCCAAGGCTTATACACAGAAATTTGAGATTCCACCTTTGCTTCAGGGGGGTGCTGCGATAAAGCTGCTCAACTAGGATGAGGCCAAATACAGCGGATACAACGTGCGATGCGAAACGAGGATCGACGTTTAGATGTTCTCGGATTAGGGTTAGGCTGCCAGGGAAGATCTCGATACCTAAAACCAGCATTAAAATCAGGGTAACGACTACGCTAACGTTCGACTTAAATATTTGCTTGTGATCGTTGTATATTTGTTTGGACAGCAGCGTTCCAAGTTGAAGAAACCAAGATGCATTCCGGAGAGTTTCGTACGGTAGCGTGTCAGCGAAGAAGAAATGGCTATTTTTTGTGGCGATTATCACGCTTGTGCACCATGCTAACGAGCACAAAACTGCTATTATGAAAGGCAGATGCCAGTTTTTCCTAAAGCAAGCGTATAAAAGTAAAAAACCATAAGCGATGGCTGCGCTTAAGTAGCTGTAATAAATGTAGCTTTGCATTTAGCGTCGATGTTTAAGTGTTTTTTCAATACGTATAATCATTATACGACCTTATAAGCAGTAGGCAGGATCATTACTTTGCAGATTCAGGCTGACATGAAAGAATTATTTAGTGACGTACTAGCCAATGCGCAATTCTCTGACGGTTCCGGTTGGAAACGATACCGCCTTAATGCGGGTGAGACCATCGTAAAAAAAGGCCAGCAAGGAAATACATTATTTCTCATAGAAGAAGGTGTTGTTAGAGTGTTGGGTGGTGCAGAGCTGGATGGTAATCGGCGAATAAGCCCAGGTCTCTGTGATTTAGATGCTGGGGCGGTATTTGGGGATGTCTGTTTGTACGAGCCTAGGGAGAGAACGGCTTCTGTTGTTTCATTGACTGATGTGTGTTTACTTGAAGTTCGTAGTGACATGTTGAGTGTTTATTTGGACGATCATCCGGTGCAGGGTTATTTATTTTTGAAAGGCTTGTTTCAAGCTATGTCCAATCGTTTGGGATTGGCAAATGATCGAATAGAGCATTTACTGGCGTGGGGAATTAAAGCGCATGATATCGATAAATATTTGTAGTTGGATGATGCTCGTGAAAATGAGAGGGCAAGATGGATGTGGGGCCTAAGTTATCACTGGCAGAAAGTTTTAGCCGTTACTTCAAGGTGGGGCTCGCTGAAAGCGATGCTCAGAAGGAATTTGTTTTTCAAGTAAGGTACCGTGTCTATTGTGAAGAGTTTAAATATGAACCTGTTGAACGTTTTGCTAATCGCCTTGAAGTAGACGAATACGATCAATATTCCCGCCACTGTTTGATTACGCATTTGCAAACTGGTATCCCTGCTGGTTGTGTAAGAATGGTTCCTGCTATCGGGGAACGACAAAATAAGCCATTGCCGTTAGAAAAATACTGTGGAGCTAGTTTAGACAGCAAGCTTATAGATAATTTAAAGCTACAAAGAAATACAGTATGCGAAATATCAAGATTGGCTGTGGATG
The window above is part of the Methylomonas sp. ZR1 genome. Proteins encoded here:
- a CDS encoding DUF2126 domain-containing protein, with amino-acid sequence MSIRVAINHKTSYHYDHPVQLTPHVLRLRPASHSRTAVSAYSLTIKPDKHFINWQQDPFGNYLARLVFPEKTTEFSIEVDLIADMTVINPFDFFLEEYAEHYPFAYPEQLAKELAPYLEIREQGPLLKGFLAGLKRDKQGIVDFLVSINQAVNQVVNYAIRMEPGVQSCEETLEKKLGSCRDSGWLLVQVLRHMGLAARFVSGYLVQLVADVKSLDGPSGTDHDFTDLHAWAEVYIPGAGWIGMDPTSGLFAGEGHIPLACTADYVSAAPVSGGFIGKAETTFDFSNRVSRIHEDPRVTKPYTDRQWADIERLGEKVDAELKAGDVRLTMGGEPTFVSIDNMDAPEWNTDADGEEKRKLAGKLVRRLRDSFAPGGLLYFGQGKWYPGEPLPRWQLACFWRKDGKPIWKNPALLADETRDYGFDLKHADAFIRDLVKRLGVAGEFILPGFEDPLYYLLQEGLVPKNLDPLRVDLKDDLERQRLAKLLSADLGAPVGYVLPLHWSYQAGSWNSSAWEFRRGAMFLVPGDSAMGLRLPLNSLPWVPFEKRDHPHERSLYEPVEPLGDIDSEVSRRYSQMAKQGLHPTEMDAADDERPHDPEWVPHTALSVQAREGRLFVFVPPTTELEHYLDIIASVEATAAALKMPVVIEGYQPPHDLRLTRLPVTPDPGVIEVNIHPAASWKELVNNTTTLYELARLTRLGTEKFMLDGRHTGTGGGNHVTLGGITPADSPILRRPDLLRSLVTYWQHHPALSYLFSGLFIGPTSQAPRVDEARNDSLYELEIAFQQMPEGEVAAPWLVDRLFRNLLVDMTGNTHRSEFCIDKLYAPGTDAGRLGLLELRAFEMPPHARMSLMQMLLLRTLVAWFWREPYKKPLVRWGTQLHDRFMLPHFIASDIYDVARDLQAAGYEFKTEWFAPFLEFRFPRIGSLRVNDLQLDLYQAIEPWHVLGEEITSSGTARYVDSSVERLQVSLSGAMGERYALTCNGRRVPLKATGKQGELVAGIRYRAWNPPSALHPSIGVQAPLVFDLVDTWNGRSIGGCTYHVSHPGGRNYDTLPVNAYEAEGRRVSRFWQHGHTPTETVLELPSEEFNKDYPFTLDLRWNAS
- a CDS encoding PEP-CTERM/exosortase system-associated acyltransferase, which produces MGCILNRQKQSFDHCFEVFLADTPESKKIHYQLRYRIYCDEMGFDDTERFPAQQEIDEWDKSAVHFLVRHKYTQQWLGGLRMVRPKGHVFPFQESSSSHQRLPSGRYKNSVEISRLCVTKEARRFVFRNPAIEVAEENRKISFLHDYRNINRDIMWGLYRAAAVYSVQQGIKHWYMLANPALAYSIKKQGLDIQQLGDASRQSARLLYYLNTKQVLENSLWFEGYRHDFRLYSDIATDVPVDMRGRQVKQIGVISYVSRI
- the prsR gene encoding PEP-CTERM-box response regulator transcription factor, coding for MITSKVLLVIEDDLGLQKQLKWAFEQYEVVIASNRDEAIAALRRYTPSVVTLDLGLPPDPTNATEGLATLKEILALAPATKIIVVTGNDDRANAIHAVALGAYDFYQKPVDPDVLGLIIERAFQLDALERDYQILQQQKPLTGVIATSPQMQAVMRMIEKIAPTQATVLLIGESGTGKELLAKALHRLSTRASQPFVAVNCAAIPETLLESELFGYEKGAFTGAVAQTKGKIEYAQGGTFFLDEIGDLPFALQAKLLRFIQERVIERLGGRKEIAVDVRIICATHRHLPDLIAQGNFRGDLYYRLSEIVVDIPPLREREGDIITIANALLQRYCRENNSKEKHFSHDAARALEAYNWPGNIREMENKIKRAVILSDNNFVTAEELEIGTDSDKSMPLNLKSVREAAETIAIKRALTYADNNISEAAKLLGVTRPTLYGLFEKYGLQALLRNHTDEHQD
- the prsK gene encoding XrtA/PEP-CTERM system histidine kinase PrsK; the protein is MQSYIYYSYLSAAIAYGFLLLYACFRKNWHLPFIIAVLCSLAWCTSVIIATKNSHFFFADTLPYETLRNASWFLQLGTLLSKQIYNDHKQIFKSNVSVVVTLILMLVLGIEIFPGSLTLIREHLNVDPRFASHVVSAVFGLILVEQLYRSTPLKQRWNLKFLCISLGSLFAFDLLVYSKSLLFSSLDFELWQSRGVINALMTPLLAVTLTRLKLNSQSTELTTPRKTIFYSTILLGCGIYLILMSFAGFYIKRANTEWGEAAQTLFIFLAILLLIIPFTSGKIRAISKVYFSKHFFHYSYDYREEWLKISKSLAKLESLEELKGFIITTLTDLVESAGGGLWLKNDQGHFFLAAEQNLKLTPQEIEYLHNIGDLPQYLANKQWVIDFFELAHAPEVYDDIDLSPWCYEDSQVWLIVPLFHLNKLEAFVVLTQARAPRKLDWEDHDLLKTVGMQLANALALNRTSEELANNRQFETYHRLSAYLVHDLKNLVAQISLIVKNAEKHKHNPDFFDDTIDTLNNVVKKMHHIVEQLKQGETNTTTANTFINLVELVKYIAQQHLGTPPLQMDTTLSECFVTADKIKLTNILTNLVQNAQDAIATSDGWVKLELTKNQDYAVIKIIDNGIGMDQQFIAERLFKPFDTTKGNAGMGIGAYEARDYILKQSGNIRVDSNPGRGTAFTIQLPLAQRVSANQGNNDHF
- a CDS encoding Crp/Fnr family transcriptional regulator — protein: MKELFSDVLANAQFSDGSGWKRYRLNAGETIVKKGQQGNTLFLIEEGVVRVLGGAELDGNRRISPGLCDLDAGAVFGDVCLYEPRERTASVVSLTDVCLLEVRSDMLSVYLDDHPVQGYLFLKGLFQAMSNRLGLANDRIEHLLAWGIKAHDIDKYL
- a CDS encoding PEP-CTERM/exosortase system-associated acyltransferase, giving the protein MDVGPKLSLAESFSRYFKVGLAESDAQKEFVFQVRYRVYCEEFKYEPVERFANRLEVDEYDQYSRHCLITHLQTGIPAGCVRMVPAIGERQNKPLPLEKYCGASLDSKLIDNLKLQRNTVCEISRLAVDGAFRRRTGETLTRFGEINGLQFSPQEQRTFSSIAVACFFAATVLTEVDGRTNVFAMMEPFLPRLMHRSGIDFQRVGKDIDYHGIRAPYFITTQAVLENMHPDLLELYSWIKENIVN